Sequence from the Aquimarina sp. Aq107 genome:
TAATTACCATCTACCTCAGCAAGAGTTTCTCCATGATGAAATTTCGAAGAAGAAAAAACCTTTAGTCCTCCATCCCAAAGGATAACAGGCAATGGAAAACCATAATGTTTACCAGTTTCTTTATCAGAAAACAATGTAAAATCATGTGAGTCTAGAAGGTGATGATCAATAAATTCTTTAATTTCAGTCTTCAACCCACCTTTACCTTCTTTTTCTACTTTCTCAGTATCTTTTGCTGCCAGATTCAAAGAAGTGAGAATCAAAGCTAAAGTCATAAAAATTCTAACTACACTAATTTTTTGCATTCTAGGTCAGATTTCGGTTCCTAAATTTCGGTGCAAATGTACATAATTAAGTTAGATTCTTAAACTATTTTACACAAATAAGTTTGAGAATATTTCAAAATAATTAAATAGTTGATTTTCAGTTATTTATTAGAATTGAGAATTTTAGAAACATAGTACACTTCCAAAATTAAACTAATCACATATGGTGTAAAAAAGTCAAGAAAAACACTTTTATCCATCACTATACCATTGAGCTTAGTAATGGCAACAAAAACTGCTAATTTAATAAAGCTTCCTGCTAAAAAAATAAAACCAATCTGATCTTTAAACTTTTTTCGAAGAATCAAAATTGCGGTAATCAAAATGATTGTATATACCGCATTAAAAATATATGAAAGATTAATAATTGTGGGATCATTATTGATTGAAAAAAAATTTACAACCCCAATATGCACTCCGTACACAACTAATAAGACTAAAAGAAAAATGCTTAAAAAGCTAAGTAAATTTTTAATCATTTATTTAGTTTACTAAATTTTAATTGCTTTTTTGTTTTTAAAAACACGTTAGGAAAGATTTTCTAAAATAATTATTATCAAACAACTTATTTCTTAGGCTTATTAATCCTATCTAATTGCTTTATAACTAAATATAATGATGATGCTACCCCAAAAAGAACCAACCCCATTGTGAACCAATTTTTCTCAAATTGATAATAGGTATCTAATTTCTTGCCTGCATAGGCACAGACAAAAATAATTGCCCCCATTTCAAAAGCAATACCGGTTAGAGCTAAATATTTTCTAAGCTGATTTCCCTTGTTTTTGTCCATCTTGTTTGCCTCCAAGAGATTTTACACCACCTTTCATGACACAAGATGCATTGAAAGTCGCTCCTGGTTCTACAGCTAATTTACCTACAGAAACTTCTCCTTCAATATGTGCTGTTGGTTTTAACGATAGCGTTCCTGAAATCACAAGATTTCCAGAAAACTTACCTTCGAAATCAGCATCTGAACATTCTAAAGTCCCTTGAATAAAACCTGATTTTCCGAC
This genomic interval carries:
- a CDS encoding polymer-forming cytoskeletal protein, with protein sequence MFSDNKKGKDQALTDFSRNQNKISEGTKIVGDVVSEGGFRVEGTIEGTFKTTGKVVVGKSGFIQGTLECSDADFEGKFSGNLVISGTLSLKPTAHIEGEVSVGKLAVEPGATFNASCVMKGGVKSLGGKQDGQKQGKSA
- a CDS encoding AtpZ/AtpI family protein, with the protein product MDKNKGNQLRKYLALTGIAFEMGAIIFVCAYAGKKLDTYYQFEKNWFTMGLVLFGVASSLYLVIKQLDRINKPKK
- a CDS encoding DUF6168 family protein, which encodes MIKNLLSFLSIFLLVLLVVYGVHIGVVNFFSINNDPTIINLSYIFNAVYTIILITAILILRKKFKDQIGFIFLAGSFIKLAVFVAITKLNGIVMDKSVFLDFFTPYVISLILEVYYVSKILNSNK